The genomic interval ATCAGGCCCGACCAGGAAGTACATGCCATGGCGCACCTGTTTGCCGCCATTCATAATGCACATTGGGGCCAGCAGTATGGGATATTGTATCATCACTGCGTAAAGGCGCTGCAATATTCAAAAGAGATTGCCCGCACCATGATCTACTACTGTGATATGATGAGCCGCAGCGCTTCCAATAATCTCTGCAAAACACTGGAAATACTGGTAACAGGAAACACCCGCCTGGACAGGTATGTACACGCGCTGCTGCATCCCCGTGGGGGCAAGACCATGGAAATAGACCTGGTGAATGCAATGGTGGCCGCCTTACAGACTGCAGGTGTTAATCTCAGTAAGTATGTGGATGACCTGAGAAATAAGGAACATGGCGTGGCTATGCAGGCAGTGAACCTGCTGGAGGCATTCTACCACGCTACTTCATACGATGAATACCAGGGAACGAAAGCAGCCTTCTATCAGTCCCGGGATGCACAATCTGTCTTCTTCCTGGTAGCTGCCAAAGACGAGCCGGTATTCTTTGATATCTCGCTCCGTGTGCCCGGATTAACGGAGGAGGGTAAGATCACCGTGCTATTAAATGGCATACAGGTAAGTGAAGTACAGGTATCAGGGAAATGGACCCGTCATTCACTGACGGTACCTGCAGATATCTGTACAAACGGTATCAATACCGTCACCATCTGCTGGCCGGTGCCGGAGCAGCTGGCGGCTGCGGAACAACGGGCCACAGCAGACGAGGCTATCCTGGACGCAGCTTTCTATGTATTTGGTGAGATCGTAACGTTTACGGCTACAAGCAATACAGCTACTCATTTCGAGCTCAATTAAACTATTCTTATGTGCGGTATAACCGGGATCATTTACAATAACAGGCAGCAGACCGTTGATGAGCATATATTAAGACGGATGGCAGGAAAGATGGAACATCGCGGACCAGACGATGCCACCAGTTATACAGACGGGCATGTCGGCTTTGGCTTCCGCCGTCTCAGTATTATAGACCTCGCACACGGGCAACAGCCTTTCTTCAGTGCAGACGAAAGCATCGTGATGATCTGCAATGGGGAGATCTATAACTACAAAGCCTTAAGGGCTGACCTGCAGGCCAGGGGGCATATATTCCGTTCTGCATGCGATGTAGAGGTGATCCTTCACCTGTACCGCGAATATGGAACCGGATTCCTGAATATGCTGAACGGGCAGTTTGCATTTGCCCTGTATGATAAGAATAAACAGACACTATTCTTTGCGAGGGACCATTTCGGTATTTGTCCCTTGTTCTATAGTCAGCAGGAACACGTGTTCCTGTTCGGATCCGAAATGAAAGCGCTGCTGGAATTCCCCGGTATGCCCAGGGATGTGGACCTCGGCGGGCTTGACCAGGTATTTTCTTTCCCGGCCAATATAGCGCCTGTCACCATGTTCAAACACATACGAAGCCTGCAGCCGGGATACTATGGTTTGTACAGCAATGGTAAGCTGGAGCTACATGAGTACTGGGACCTGGAATACCCCGAAGAAGCGCATATCTCTGAAGAGAGAACGGAATCTTATTACATAGAACAGCTGGATGAGTTGTTACAGCAATCTGTCAGGTACCGTATGCATGCCGATGTGCCGGTTGGTTTTTACCTGAGCGGAGGTCTTGATTCGTCTATTATCGGCGCTACCATGCGCAGCCTGAAGAACGGCAGGGACTTCAGTTCTTTTTCCATTTGTTTTTCCGGCTCGCCCGACAATAAGGAGATCAATGAACAGCGCTATCAGCGGCTCATGAGTGAGCACATCGGCTCCATGCATCACGAGGTGGAGTTCAACTGGAAAGACCTGGACAATAAGTTGAAACAGGTGGTATACTTTTCCGAAGCGCCACTGAAAGAAACCTATAATGTTTGTTCGCTGGCATTGTCCGGAAAAGCAAAGGACCAGCAGATCAAAGTGATCCTGTCAGGAGAAGGGGCTGATGAACTGTTTGGCGGATATGCAGGTTATAAGTTTGACTACCAGCGTGCGAAGAACGGCGTTGTAAAAGACCTGGACTACCTGATGGAAGACCAGGTAAGAAAAACCTTGTGGGGGAATGAAGACTTCATCTACGAGAAGAATGAATATGAATTTAAAAGCACCAAAGAAGCGCTTTATTCCGCAGGCGTTAATGATGTGTACAGCCAGTTTGATTGCCTCCGCCGGCCTGCGGTAGCACATAAGCGTTTACAGAACAGGCATATTTTCCACCAGCGTTCTTATGTAGACTTTAAACTCAGACTGGCGGGGCACCTCATCGCTGATCATGGCGACAGGATGACGCTGGCCAATAACGTAGAAGGGCGTTATCCCTTCCTGGACGTACCACTGGTAGAATTTGTGCGGCAGATACCTCCGGGGCTGATGCTGAAGAATATGAAGGAGAAGTATATTCTCAAACGACTGGCAGATAAATATGTGCCAAGGGAAATTATCGACCGTGAGAAGTTTGGGTTTGTGGCGCCTGGTAGTCCGCAGTTACTGAAGAATAACAATGAATGGGTGAACGACCTGTTGTCTTACGACTACATCAAAAGAAGAGGATATTTCAACCCCGATACGGTAGAAAGGTTGAAGGCCATGTATACGCATAAGGACTTTATCCTTACCCCGCCTTATGATATGGACCTGCTCATCATCATACTAACGTTCAACATATTCTCGGAGGTCTTTGAAGTGCCTTCTTTATAGAATCTCTATTAAAACTATTCTTATGGGTTTTCTCGATACACTGATAAAGAAATCGAAAC from Chitinophaga filiformis carries:
- the asnB gene encoding asparagine synthase (glutamine-hydrolyzing), translating into MCGITGIIYNNRQQTVDEHILRRMAGKMEHRGPDDATSYTDGHVGFGFRRLSIIDLAHGQQPFFSADESIVMICNGEIYNYKALRADLQARGHIFRSACDVEVILHLYREYGTGFLNMLNGQFAFALYDKNKQTLFFARDHFGICPLFYSQQEHVFLFGSEMKALLEFPGMPRDVDLGGLDQVFSFPANIAPVTMFKHIRSLQPGYYGLYSNGKLELHEYWDLEYPEEAHISEERTESYYIEQLDELLQQSVRYRMHADVPVGFYLSGGLDSSIIGATMRSLKNGRDFSSFSICFSGSPDNKEINEQRYQRLMSEHIGSMHHEVEFNWKDLDNKLKQVVYFSEAPLKETYNVCSLALSGKAKDQQIKVILSGEGADELFGGYAGYKFDYQRAKNGVVKDLDYLMEDQVRKTLWGNEDFIYEKNEYEFKSTKEALYSAGVNDVYSQFDCLRRPAVAHKRLQNRHIFHQRSYVDFKLRLAGHLIADHGDRMTLANNVEGRYPFLDVPLVEFVRQIPPGLMLKNMKEKYILKRLADKYVPREIIDREKFGFVAPGSPQLLKNNNEWVNDLLSYDYIKRRGYFNPDTVERLKAMYTHKDFILTPPYDMDLLIIILTFNIFSEVFEVPSL